In Harmonia axyridis chromosome 6, icHarAxyr1.1, whole genome shotgun sequence, a single window of DNA contains:
- the LOC123682899 gene encoding uncharacterized protein LOC123682899: MVNSCVICKKSTSKDCGRSIHRSSSTSPDERPVTPEPLDTNKLGSVRESSKLSNSELSRTLTASDLSATLTTSDLSATLTASDLSDTLTASDLSAFLTDTESSGALTVSELSGTMTASESSSNLVSSEVLTVAHPTTSEAKSSVPRPRKRKCFVGDVRDEDFRTPKQGKFAFSLAKRKIAEQKKKLKALRMKNRRLQQKISDISGLLNNLREMNLISDNAQDYIEASLPGPSRDMVNRLIRGSKNQKFTPSLRAFALSRHPNLSLRYAHKQKKQ; the protein is encoded by the exons ATGGTTAATTCCTGTGTGATATGTAAAAAAAGCACCAGTAAAGACTGCGGGCGATCCATACATCG TTCCAGTAGCACATCTCCAGATGAAAGGCCTGTGACTCCAGAACCATTAGATACTAATAAGCTAGGTAGTGTCAGGGAATCCTCAAAACTGAGTAATTCTGAACTATCCAGAACTTTAACAGCTAGTGATTTGTCTGCTACACTGActacttcagatttatctgCTACATTGACTGCTTCAGATTTATCTGATACATTAACCGCTTCAGATTTATCTGCTTTTTTGACCGATACAGAATCCTCTGGTGCTTTGACAGTTTCAGAATTGTCCGGTACTATGACAGCTTCAGAATCGTCAAGCAACTTGGTATCCTCGGAAGTATTAACAGTAGCACATCCAACTAC TTCTGAAGCTAAAAGTTCTGTACCAAgaccaagaaaaagaaaatgtttTGTTGGTGATGTAAGGGATGAAGATTTCAGGACACCAAAACAAGGAAAATTTGCCTTCTCCCTTGCTAAACGAAAAATTGCAGAACagaaaaagaaactgaaagCATTGAGGATGAAGAACAGAAGACTGCAacagaaaatttcagatatttcaggACTACTGAATAATTTGAGGGAAATGAACCTTATATCCGATAATGCTCAAGATTATATAGAG gcaTCGTTACCAGGTCCTAGTAGAGATATGGTAAATAGACTCATAAGGGGatcaaaaaatcagaaatttacACCTTCTCTACGAGCATTTGCCCTATCAAGGCATCCAAATTTGTCATTAAGATATGCACACAAGCAGAAAAAACAATAA
- the LOC123682903 gene encoding L-xylulose reductase-like isoform X1, translated as MESEDENCGCISKRRKSSEKNPRLSAINFTPVITLPLGPVAHSEYFKGKRVLVTGATRGIGKNLVKNLHYLGAQVIALGRTEADLEILCAEVSGLHPLFIDISKWSALERKLSNIGDIDFLVNCAGVSYLGSILNTTEDQFDEIFNINTKGLINITKLFAQLLIKRKAKGSIVSISSQSSTFGIKRHGLFGASKAAVEAFTRAAAIEFGPHGIRINCISPSIVMTKTARIVWSKGKESKNIIAKIPMKRFGEIHEAVQAILFLLSDKSSMITGYIMPVDGGFSAC; from the exons ATGGAATCCGAAGATGAAAACTGTGGTTGCATTTCAAAACGAAGAAAATCCAGTGAGAAAAATCCTAGATTGAGCGCAATAAACTTTACTCCAGTTATTACATTACCACTGG GCCCAGTAGCTCATTCCGAGTATTTCAAAGGTAAAAGGGTATTAGTTACTGGCGCAACGAGAGGAATCGGCAAAAACTTAGTGAAAAATCTCCATTATCTTGGCGCTCAAGTGATAGCACTAGGCAGAACTGAAGCTGATTTGGAAATTTTGTGTGCAGAAGTCAGTGGTTTACATCCATTATTCATTGACATATCTAAATGGTCTGCGTTAGAAAGGAAACTAAGCAATATAGGAGATATAGATTTCCTAGTGAACTGTGCTGGAGTGTCGTATCTAGGATCAATATTGAATACAACAGAGGatcaatttgatgaaatctTCAACATCAATACCAAAG GTTTGATCAACATTACCAAGCTTTTTGCCCAATTACTTATCAAACGAAAAGCTAAAGGTTCCATTGTTTCCATAAGTTCACAATCAAGCACATTCGGAATTAAAAGACATGGTTTATTTGGAGCCTCTAAGGCTGCAGTGGAAGCATTTACAAGGGCAGCTGCGATAGAGTTTGGCCCACATGGTATAAGAATAAACTGCATTAGTCCTTCAATTGTCATGACAAAAACTGCCAGAATCGTATGGAGCAAAGGAAAGGAGTCCAAAAATATAATAGCAAAAATACCGATGAAGAGATTTGGTGAGATCCATGAGGCGGTTCAAGCAATTCTGTTTTTATTAAGTG
- the LOC123682903 gene encoding L-xylulose reductase-like isoform X2, producing the protein MESEDENCGCISKRRKSSEKNPRLSAINFTPVITLPLGPVAHSEYFKGKRVLVTGATRGIGKNLVKNLHYLGAQVIALGRTEADLEILCAEVSGLHPLFIDISKWSALERKLSNIGDIDFLVNCAGVSYLGSILNTTEDQFDEIFNINTKDM; encoded by the exons ATGGAATCCGAAGATGAAAACTGTGGTTGCATTTCAAAACGAAGAAAATCCAGTGAGAAAAATCCTAGATTGAGCGCAATAAACTTTACTCCAGTTATTACATTACCACTGG GCCCAGTAGCTCATTCCGAGTATTTCAAAGGTAAAAGGGTATTAGTTACTGGCGCAACGAGAGGAATCGGCAAAAACTTAGTGAAAAATCTCCATTATCTTGGCGCTCAAGTGATAGCACTAGGCAGAACTGAAGCTGATTTGGAAATTTTGTGTGCAGAAGTCAGTGGTTTACATCCATTATTCATTGACATATCTAAATGGTCTGCGTTAGAAAGGAAACTAAGCAATATAGGAGATATAGATTTCCTAGTGAACTGTGCTGGAGTGTCGTATCTAGGATCAATATTGAATACAACAGAGGatcaatttgatgaaatctTCAACATCAATACCAAAG ATATGTGA